AATCCCGTTTTCCTGAATGGTCAACCGGTTACATGCATAATCAACCAGCAACAGCAGGGCTCACGCGGAGACGCGGAGACGCAGAGAGAACTCCGCGAACTCTTCCGCGGCTCCGCGTCTCCGCGTGAGGCCATTCGGTAGAACTCAGCCCCGCACCAGTTCTTGCAACGTCCCACGAAAGGGTGCCGATGCAGCCGCGACGACGGGGAGGGCGGGATGGGTGGAGCGTGGGAGTACCGCGGGCGCTGGGGGCTGGTCACGGGCGCATCCTCCGGCATCGGCGAGGAGTTCGCGCGGGCGCTGGCGGCGCGAGGGATGAACCTGGTGCTCGCCGCGCGCCGCGAGGACCGGCTGCAGGCGCTGGCCGCCGCCCTCCGCTCCGAGCACGGTGTGGAGACGGCCGTCGTGCCGGTGGACCTGGCGAAGCCCGGCGCGGCCGGCGTCCTCTGGCTGGAGGCGAGCGACGGCCGCCCGCTCCATCTGCTCGTAAACAACGCCGGCTTCGGGCTCAAGGGCCGCTTCGACGAGCTTCCCGCCGATCGCCAGACGGAGATGGTGCGCGTCAACTGCATGGCGCTGCTGGAGCTGGCGCACTTCGCCGTGCGCGATATGCGCCCGCGAGGAGAGGGCGGCATCGTCAACGTCGCCTCCATCGCCGGCTACCAGCCGATCCCCTACCTGGCCGCGTACGCCGCGAGCAAGGCCTTCGTGGTCGCCCTCTCCGAAGCGCTGGCGGAGGAGAACCGCGATGCGGGCGTGCGCGTCGTCACCCTGAACCCCGGCCCGGTCGCCACGGAGTTCCAGGACGTCGCCGGCACCGTCTTCGGCGACAACCCCGTGGGGCTGCGCACGCCGCGGCAGGTGGTCGAGGCCGCACTAGGCGCGCTCGAAAGGGGCCAGCGCACCATCACCCCCGGCCTCGTCAATCGCCTCAGCACCTACGTGGTGCGCGTCTCGCCGCGCGGGATGGTGATCCGCACAGCCAAGACGATCATGAAGAAGATG
This genomic stretch from Longimicrobium sp. harbors:
- a CDS encoding SDR family oxidoreductase; translation: MGGAWEYRGRWGLVTGASSGIGEEFARALAARGMNLVLAARREDRLQALAAALRSEHGVETAVVPVDLAKPGAAGVLWLEASDGRPLHLLVNNAGFGLKGRFDELPADRQTEMVRVNCMALLELAHFAVRDMRPRGEGGIVNVASIAGYQPIPYLAAYAASKAFVVALSEALAEENRDAGVRVVTLNPGPVATEFQDVAGTVFGDNPVGLRTPRQVVEAALGALERGQRTITPGLVNRLSTYVVRVSPRGMVIRTAKTIMKKMR